Proteins encoded in a region of the Equus asinus isolate D_3611 breed Donkey chromosome X, EquAss-T2T_v2, whole genome shotgun sequence genome:
- the LOC139042801 gene encoding large ribosomal subunit protein eL43-like, translating into MAKRTKKVKIVSKHGPLYGASFRKMVKKIEISQHAKQTCSFCGKTKMKRRAVGIWHCGSCIKTVAGHVWTYNTSSAITVKSAIRRLKELKDQ; encoded by the coding sequence ATGGCCAAACGCACCAAGAAGGTCAAAATCGTCAGTAAACATGGGCCACTTTATGGTGCCTCCTTCAGGAAAatggtgaagaagattgaaatcagcCAGCACGCCAAGCAAACTTGCTCCTTCTGTGGGAAAACCAAGATGAAGAGGCGAGCTGTGGGGATCTGGCACTGTGGTTCCTGCATAAAAACAGTAGCCGGGCATGTCTGGACCTACAACACCAGTTCTGCCATCACAGTGAAGTCTGCCATCCGAAGACTGAAGGAATTGAAAGACCAGTAG